One window of Paroedura picta isolate Pp20150507F chromosome 2, Ppicta_v3.0, whole genome shotgun sequence genomic DNA carries:
- the WIPF1 gene encoding WAS/WASL-interacting protein family member 1, producing MPVPPPPAPPPPPTLAVANTEKPALSRTEQAGRSALLSDISKGKKLKKAVTNDRSAPVIEKPKGGGSGSGFSGGGGGGGGGSSGSSSYGGGGPPGLGGLFQSGMPKLRSTSNRDNDPPGGRAPVFPPGGRATSAKPFSPSGGAGRFPGPSLGQRTATPELQRNRMPPPRPDSGSKPDTGAPPVPNTPRPVPSSLSNLYNRGPPPVPAVSRQASLGLTPPPFPGNRNIGSGGSIRQSPSGSSSPFSNRPPLPPAPGRAAEEKPPPPPPPVTNRPLLNREPSLPPPPPQNNKPPVPSTPRPPFASQAPPPPPPSRPGPPPVPPTAGGNDEMPRLPQRNLSLGSPSPPSLPGSVRSGPLPPPPNERPPPPVRDPPSRSGPIPPPPPPISRNGSTSRALPATPQLPSRGAFDKLRSGPVPPPPPDRPGCGAPPPPPSSALRNGFQDSSYDDEWESRFSFHPLSDLPPPEPYVPMNKSYPSKLARNDNRSGSSRRERGAPPLPPIPR from the exons GCCAATACAGAGAAGCCTGCTTTAAGCCGGACAGAACAAGCAGGGAGAAGTGCTCTTCTGTCAGatatttccaaaggaaaaaaactCAAAAAGGCTGTTACCAATGACAGAAGTGCCCCAGTTATTGAGA AGCCTAAAGGAGGTGGCAGCGGGAGTGGCTTtagtggtggcggtggcggtggtggtggcggcagcagtggcagcagtagCTACGGTGGAGGTGGACCGCCTGGTTTAGGAGGCCTGTTCCAGTCAGGGATGCCAAAGCTTAGATCTACATCAAACAGGGATAATG ACCCTCCAGGAGGGAGAGCGCCTGTTTTCCCACCGGGAGGAAGAGCGACGTCGGCAAAGCCCTTTTCACCCTCGGGTGGCGCAGGAAGATTTCCAGGGCCTTCTCTTGGGCAAAGAACTGCAACCCCAGAGCTGCAGAGAAACCGAATGCCGCCCCCGAGACCCGACTCCGGTTCTAAGCCTGACACGGGCGCCCCTCCTGTGCCAAATACACCAAGACCGGTCCCATCGAGTCTTTCGAATCTGTACAACAGAGGACCCCCTCCGGTGCCCGCAGTATCCAGGCAAGCCAGCTTAGGGCTCACGCCGCCTCCTTTCCCAGGAAACCGGAACATAGGATCGGGAGGAAGTATTCGCCAGTCGCCGTCAGGTAGTTCTTCTCCCTTTTCAAACCGGCCACCTCTTCCTCCCGCACCAGGCAGGGCAGCAGAAgaaaagccgcctccgccgcctccgccaGTGACCAACAGGCCCCTTCTCAACAGAGAACCTTCCTTGCCACCTCCGCCCCCTCAGAACAACAAGCCTCCGGTACCTTCCACACCTCGGCCTCCTTTTGCCTCTcaggcgccccctccccctcctccgagTCGGCCGGGCCCGCCTCCAGTTCCACCGACAGCCGGCGGAAACGACGAAATGCCACGACTTCCTCAAAGGAACCTGTCTCTAGGATCTCCTTCGCCACCAAGCCTGCCAGGCTCTGTTCGCTCCGGACCCCTTCCGCCCCCACCCAACGAGAGGCCTCCTCCTCCTGTAAGAGACCCACCCAGTAGATCAG gacccattcctcctccaccaccaccaatcagCAGAAATGGTAGCACTTCACGGGCCTTGCCAGCTACTCCACAGTTACCTTCCCGAGGAGCATTTGATAAACTCCGAAGCGGGCCGGTACCGCCGCCCCCTCCTGACCGGCCTGGTTGTGGAGCCCCGCCTCCCCCTCCGTCATCAGCTCTCCGAAATGGGTTCCAGGATTCTTCCTATGATG ATGAGTGGGAGAGCCGGTTTTCCTTCCATCCTCTATCCGACTTGCCACCTCCAGAGCCTTACGTGCCCATGAACAAGAGCTACCCCAGTAAACTGGCAAGGAATGACAATAGAA gTGGATCGAGCCGCCGAGAAAGAGGtgcccctcctctcccacctATTCCGAGGTGA